A region from the Streptomyces lydicus genome encodes:
- a CDS encoding GNAT family N-acetyltransferase, producing the protein MVRGARRGNVVIRRAEERDAGRLTRLVRRSRAYEGRYSSMVEGYRVGPDYIVAHRVFVAVEDLSGEEEGGGERVVGFYSLMVEPAELDLMFVSDQAQGYGIGRRLVEHMLGEARSAGIDKVRVVSHPPAEGFYRSVGARLVGTVPADPPAVRWDRPELEFVVVD; encoded by the coding sequence ATGGTGCGTGGGGCGCGGCGGGGGAATGTGGTGATCCGGCGGGCCGAGGAGCGGGATGCGGGGCGGCTCACCCGGCTGGTGCGGAGATCTCGGGCTTATGAGGGGCGTTACTCCTCGATGGTCGAGGGGTATCGGGTGGGGCCGGATTACATCGTGGCGCACCGGGTCTTTGTCGCCGTGGAGGACCTGTCCGGCGAGGAGGAGGGCGGCGGCGAGCGGGTGGTGGGGTTCTATTCGCTGATGGTGGAGCCGGCCGAGCTGGACTTGATGTTTGTGTCGGACCAGGCGCAGGGGTACGGCATCGGGCGCCGACTGGTGGAGCACATGCTGGGGGAGGCGCGGAGCGCCGGGATCGACAAGGTGCGGGTGGTTTCGCATCCGCCTGCCGAGGGCTTTTACCGCAGTGTGGGCGCCAGGTTGGTCGGAACGGTGCCTGCGGATCCGCCGGCAGTGAGGTGGGACCGTCCGGAGCTCGAATTTGTGGTGGTTGATTAG